Proteins from one Lachnospiraceae bacterium KGMB03038 genomic window:
- a CDS encoding DNA internalization-related competence protein ComEC/Rec2: MKNRPLCFMSLAVFLILCIQVFAGGGKFLKELKPSPMETWGEEKEIICFAGQIYQRETKEDYQILYLKDNSVRSKGHSFQIPGIIVYDDKKKEIAIGNRLVVEGQVFPQEEARNPGGFDRRLYDRRREIYGSVWAARIQVTDRDTDYFREGLYQFRQMWRKGLIETMGEKDGTILSAILLGEKAGMDPQVKELYQDQGIGHILAISGLHISFIGLGVYQIFRRGTGSYIGGGAAGIIFLGLYVLMIGLTVSVVRAFLMFLFRIGADMTGRHYDGLTALSFSAAAAVLWKPLYLFDGGFWLSYGAVLGMLVLLPYFERLPVQGFWASLCVNLMIFPILAWYFFEFPPYSLLLNLLVIPLFSLLLVLGLAGSLTFFFVPSLGELLLQICRGIFWIYEESCRLMAALPGSRVITGKPEIWQMAVYYLCLSLSLLCLWRRGKKEKKEESKGKDKTKGQRLAAAVVPILWCIGAGVILFPPGPQGQLSVTVLDVGQGDGIFIRDPKGGTYLIDGGSSTQEQIGKYRIEPFLKAKGESRIDWVLITHGDLDHYSGAEELIERRDQGITIGALVLPPEELWEEHLKTLAGKAEEAGIPVMVIHPGQKLAGGGMTLTCLHPKEDFAGEPGNEASMVLALRYGDFDLLLTGDVEGTGEEVLTKRLKESYGEISWDVLKVAHHGSGSSTGEVFLEAAPPAYAVISAGADNRYGHPHPDTVDRLKKAGSKVCSTADSGAVEIETDGKTMTITGFLQLN; the protein is encoded by the coding sequence TTGAAGAATCGGCCATTATGTTTTATGAGCCTGGCAGTATTTTTGATCCTGTGCATCCAGGTCTTTGCCGGAGGAGGAAAGTTTCTGAAAGAGCTTAAGCCTTCTCCGATGGAAACCTGGGGAGAGGAAAAAGAGATTATCTGTTTTGCGGGCCAGATCTATCAAAGAGAAACGAAAGAAGATTATCAAATCTTATATCTAAAGGACAATTCTGTAAGGTCTAAGGGACATTCGTTCCAGATACCCGGAATCATCGTTTATGACGACAAGAAAAAAGAAATTGCCATTGGAAACCGTCTGGTTGTGGAAGGCCAGGTGTTCCCGCAAGAGGAGGCGCGCAATCCCGGAGGTTTTGACCGGCGGCTGTACGACCGCAGGCGGGAGATCTATGGAAGCGTATGGGCCGCCAGGATTCAGGTGACGGACAGGGATACCGATTATTTCAGGGAGGGATTGTATCAGTTCCGCCAGATGTGGAGGAAGGGACTGATCGAGACCATGGGAGAGAAAGACGGAACTATCCTGTCGGCTATCCTGCTGGGAGAGAAGGCGGGAATGGACCCGCAGGTGAAGGAACTGTATCAGGATCAGGGGATTGGTCATATTCTGGCTATATCCGGTTTGCATATTTCCTTCATCGGTCTTGGCGTATACCAGATCTTTCGGCGCGGGACCGGTTCTTACATAGGGGGCGGAGCGGCAGGAATCATATTCCTTGGTCTGTATGTTCTGATGATCGGTCTGACAGTTTCGGTAGTGCGGGCGTTTCTGATGTTTCTGTTCAGGATCGGAGCGGATATGACGGGCAGACATTATGACGGCCTGACAGCGCTGTCCTTTTCCGCGGCGGCGGCAGTCCTTTGGAAGCCCTTATATCTCTTTGACGGGGGATTCTGGCTCTCTTACGGAGCGGTTTTGGGAATGTTGGTCCTGCTTCCGTATTTTGAGAGGCTTCCTGTTCAGGGATTTTGGGCCAGCCTTTGCGTCAATCTGATGATCTTTCCGATTCTTGCGTGGTATTTCTTTGAATTTCCACCCTATTCTCTGCTCCTAAATCTTCTGGTGATCCCTCTGTTTTCCCTGCTTCTTGTGCTGGGGCTCGCGGGAAGTCTGACGTTTTTTTTCGTGCCTTCTTTGGGCGAACTGCTGCTGCAGATATGCCGGGGGATCTTCTGGATCTACGAAGAGAGCTGCCGGCTGATGGCGGCGCTGCCTGGTTCGCGCGTGATCACAGGGAAACCGGAGATATGGCAGATGGCAGTCTATTATCTTTGTCTGAGCCTTAGTCTGCTCTGCCTGTGGAGGCGGGGAAAGAAGGAGAAGAAGGAAGAAAGCAAAGGGAAGGACAAGACTAAGGGACAGAGATTGGCGGCGGCGGTAGTTCCTATCCTTTGGTGCATTGGGGCGGGGGTTATTTTATTCCCGCCCGGGCCGCAGGGGCAGCTGTCTGTTACTGTGCTGGATGTGGGGCAGGGAGACGGGATCTTTATCCGGGATCCAAAGGGCGGCACCTATTTGATCGACGGGGGCAGCAGTACACAGGAGCAGATCGGAAAGTACCGGATCGAACCATTTCTTAAAGCAAAAGGGGAGAGCCGGATCGACTGGGTGCTGATCACCCATGGAGATCTGGATCATTACAGCGGGGCGGAAGAGCTGATCGAAAGAAGAGATCAGGGGATCACCATAGGAGCATTGGTACTGCCGCCGGAGGAACTATGGGAGGAACATTTGAAAACATTGGCGGGAAAGGCAGAAGAAGCGGGAATCCCTGTAATGGTGATCCATCCGGGACAAAAACTTGCCGGCGGGGGAATGACTTTAACCTGTCTGCATCCAAAAGAGGATTTTGCCGGGGAGCCCGGCAACGAGGCATCCATGGTGCTGGCCCTGCGGTATGGAGATTTTGACCTTCTGCTGACGGGAGATGTGGAAGGGACAGGGGAAGAAGTTTTGACGAAAAGACTGAAAGAATCCTATGGAGAAATAAGCTGGGATGTGCTGAAAGTGGCTCATCACGGTTCGGGAAGCTCCACCGGGGAAGTTTTCCTGGAAGCGGCGCCTCCTGCCTATGCTGTGATTTCTGCTGGAGCAGACAATCGGTATGGTCATCCTCATCCGGATACAGTGGACCGGCTAAAGAAAGCAGGAAGCAAAGTTTGCTCTACGGCGGATTCAGGGGCGGTGGAGATAGAGACGGACGGGAAAACCATGACTATAACCGGGTTTTTGCAGTTGAATTAA
- the holA gene encoding DNA polymerase III subunit delta, whose product MKSLNEDIKTGQFKQVYLLYGEEAYLKKQYKERLIKAMLPEGDTMNYACYEGKGIDSAELIDLAQTMPFFAERRLIVVENSGFFKSSEPQLADYLQEVPETACFLFVENEVDKRGRMYKAVKAKGRAVELGRQDEKTLLYWIAGCMKRERKQITEKAARHLVERAGTDMENLTQEMDKLFAYTMGRSQITEEDIDAICTVQITNQIFDMVEAVAKRQQKKALEYYYDLLALKEPPMRILYLLARQFRLLLEVKELMKTGADKARIAKVAKLHPFVAGKYMRQCRDFKSGELRSAMEEAAELEEAVKTGRLGDRMSVELFIASRTKQASPSRN is encoded by the coding sequence ATGAAAAGTCTAAATGAAGACATTAAAACAGGACAGTTTAAGCAGGTATACCTCCTCTATGGAGAGGAGGCGTACCTGAAGAAGCAATACAAAGAAAGGCTTATCAAGGCCATGCTGCCGGAAGGCGATACGATGAACTATGCCTGCTATGAGGGAAAGGGCATCGACAGCGCGGAGCTTATCGATCTTGCGCAGACTATGCCTTTTTTTGCGGAGCGCAGGCTGATCGTGGTAGAGAATTCCGGTTTTTTTAAGAGTTCTGAGCCGCAGCTTGCCGACTACCTACAAGAGGTGCCGGAGACAGCCTGCTTTCTTTTTGTGGAAAATGAGGTAGACAAAAGAGGCAGGATGTACAAGGCTGTGAAGGCTAAGGGACGGGCTGTGGAGCTGGGGCGCCAGGATGAGAAAACCTTGCTCTACTGGATTGCCGGCTGTATGAAGCGTGAAAGGAAGCAGATCACAGAGAAAGCGGCCCGCCATCTGGTAGAGCGGGCAGGAACGGATATGGAGAATCTGACCCAGGAGATGGACAAACTATTTGCCTATACTATGGGAAGAAGTCAGATCACGGAAGAGGACATCGATGCGATCTGCACCGTTCAGATCACCAACCAGATCTTTGATATGGTGGAAGCAGTCGCGAAGCGGCAGCAGAAGAAAGCCCTGGAATACTACTATGACCTGCTGGCATTGAAGGAACCTCCCATGCGGATCTTGTATCTTTTGGCCAGGCAGTTCCGGCTTCTTCTGGAAGTCAAAGAATTGATGAAAACCGGCGCGGACAAAGCGCGGATCGCGAAAGTGGCGAAACTGCACCCTTTTGTGGCGGGAAAATATATGCGGCAGTGCCGGGACTTTAAAAGCGGGGAGCTAAGAAGCGCTATGGAAGAGGCGGCAGAACTGGAAGAGGCAGTAAAGACAGGGCGGCTGGGAGACCGGATGAGTGTGGAGCTGTTTATTGCTTCCAGGACGAAACAGGCGTCTCCAAGCAGAAACTAG
- the hemW gene encoding radical SAM family heme chaperone HemW codes for MKPLELYLHIPFCVSKCKYCDFLSAPAGEEERQAYVENLCRKIRSYGELAEVSSVVSIFLGGGTPSILKAEQTEAIFQAIRETFALAEDAEITTEMNPGTVTREKLKTYRKVGINRLSIGLQSMDDQELKMLGRIHTVQDFLDTYRLAREEGFRNINVDLISAIPYQTVESWDQTLRRTAELGPEHISAYSLIIEEGTPFYERYGEGGHADELPGEEAERQMYYDTARILASYGYHRYEISNYAKKGYECRHNLGYWNRTDYLGIGSGAASLIDNRRWAEGEEPQELTLQEQMEEYMFLGLRKTEGVSLEQFAENFGSSMDRVYKEVLERMYRLGLMEKKGEYVRLTERGIDVSNSVMSEFLL; via the coding sequence ATGAAACCCTTAGAATTATATCTTCATATTCCTTTTTGCGTCAGCAAGTGTAAATACTGTGATTTCCTGTCCGCTCCGGCCGGTGAGGAGGAGCGGCAGGCCTATGTGGAAAACCTTTGCCGGAAGATCCGTTCCTACGGAGAACTGGCAGAGGTTTCTTCGGTTGTCAGCATTTTTCTGGGCGGCGGTACGCCGTCCATCCTGAAAGCAGAGCAGACAGAAGCGATTTTTCAGGCGATCCGGGAGACATTTGCCTTGGCGGAAGATGCGGAGATCACTACCGAGATGAATCCGGGGACGGTGACGCGGGAAAAACTGAAAACATACCGGAAGGTGGGCATCAACCGGCTGAGTATCGGCCTGCAGTCCATGGATGACCAAGAGTTAAAGATGTTGGGAAGGATCCATACCGTTCAGGATTTCCTGGATACTTACCGGCTTGCCAGAGAGGAAGGCTTTAGGAATATCAATGTGGACTTGATCTCGGCGATCCCTTATCAGACGGTGGAAAGCTGGGATCAGACTCTTAGGAGGACGGCGGAGCTTGGGCCGGAGCATATTTCCGCCTACAGCCTGATCATCGAGGAAGGAACGCCTTTCTATGAGCGATACGGAGAAGGGGGGCACGCAGATGAACTGCCCGGTGAAGAAGCAGAGCGGCAGATGTATTACGATACAGCCAGGATTCTGGCGTCCTACGGATATCACCGCTATGAGATCTCCAATTATGCGAAGAAGGGGTACGAGTGCAGGCATAACCTGGGATACTGGAACCGGACCGACTACCTGGGCATCGGGAGCGGAGCCGCTTCTTTGATCGATAACCGCCGCTGGGCAGAGGGTGAAGAGCCACAGGAGCTGACCCTGCAGGAACAGATGGAAGAATACATGTTTCTGGGCTTGAGGAAAACGGAAGGAGTGTCGCTGGAACAGTTTGCGGAGAATTTCGGAAGTTCTATGGACCGTGTATACAAAGAGGTGCTGGAGCGGATGTACCGCCTGGGATTGATGGAGAAAAAAGGAGAGTATGTGCGGTTGACCGAGCGAGGGATCGATGTCAGCAATTCAGTGATGAGCGAGTTCTTGTTGTAA
- a CDS encoding alpha-hydroxy-acid oxidizing protein has translation MTYEEVLQQARTCIGEYCKACPVCNGKACSNKIPGPGAKGTGTVAIQNYEKWQELCINMDTICENKPVDTSLSIFGQTMRYPIFAAPIGSMKMHYGDKYDDLEYNDILVSACADAGIAAFTGDGTNPAVMEGATKAIKSAGGRGIPTVKPWDINTLKEKFALVRESGAFAAAMDIDAAGLPFLKNLTPPAGSKTVEELKEVVAAAGVPFVVKGIMTVKGALKAKEAGASAIVVSNHGGRVLDQCPTTAEVLPEIAEAVGADMKILVDGGIRSGVDVFKALALGADAVLIGRPFVTAVYGAAAEGVNVLVQKLADELADTMAMCGAHSLDEITRDMIR, from the coding sequence ATGACTTATGAAGAGGTATTACAGCAGGCAAGAACCTGTATCGGCGAGTATTGTAAAGCCTGTCCGGTCTGCAACGGCAAGGCCTGTTCCAATAAAATCCCAGGACCTGGCGCGAAAGGAACCGGAACGGTAGCGATCCAGAATTATGAGAAATGGCAGGAACTGTGCATCAATATGGATACCATCTGTGAGAATAAGCCGGTGGATACCAGTCTTTCGATTTTTGGCCAGACCATGCGCTATCCGATCTTTGCCGCGCCTATCGGATCGATGAAGATGCACTACGGCGATAAGTATGATGATCTGGAATATAACGATATCCTGGTATCTGCCTGCGCGGACGCTGGTATTGCGGCTTTTACCGGGGATGGAACCAATCCGGCGGTTATGGAAGGAGCCACCAAGGCCATTAAAAGCGCTGGCGGCCGCGGGATCCCAACGGTGAAGCCATGGGATATCAACACATTGAAAGAAAAGTTCGCGCTGGTAAGAGAATCAGGGGCTTTTGCGGCGGCTATGGATATTGATGCGGCCGGCCTTCCGTTTTTGAAGAATCTGACCCCGCCGGCGGGAAGCAAGACGGTGGAAGAGCTAAAAGAAGTCGTTGCGGCGGCTGGCGTGCCATTTGTGGTAAAAGGGATCATGACGGTGAAAGGGGCTCTGAAAGCAAAAGAAGCGGGAGCCTCCGCGATCGTAGTATCCAATCATGGCGGCCGGGTTCTGGATCAGTGTCCGACCACCGCGGAAGTTTTGCCGGAGATCGCAGAAGCGGTGGGAGCGGATATGAAGATCCTGGTGGACGGCGGAATCCGTTCAGGCGTAGATGTATTTAAGGCTCTGGCCCTGGGAGCGGACGCGGTATTGATCGGCCGTCCATTTGTGACTGCCGTCTATGGAGCTGCCGCAGAGGGAGTGAACGTGCTGGTTCAAAAGCTGGCGGATGAACTTGCCGACACAATGGCGATGTGTGGAGCTCACAGTTTGGATGAGATTACGAGGGATATGATCAGATAA
- a CDS encoding GerMN domain-containing protein, whose product MKQKIYFLLLLTAVISLLAGCAAGKEKEGDGPFLYYVNTDGTGLVKQEAGDLDQETEQAVESMLEELQAATDSVDYKSAFPQGVAVEKCVLDEGRLALYFTEDYQEMDRVSEVLLRAAVVQSLTQIEGVDSVEFYIGDTPLVGRDGNAVGAMTSEDFVQNVGSSLHSYQVGDFSLYFANSNGDKLVRKEVRMRYNSNNSAEKMIVEQLIKGPSDEELLPTLPEETRLLGISVRDGVCYVNFSEEFLTAVENVDPELTIYSIVNSIAGSGNAGQVQILVNGETNISYQGANDISQPFSMNADLIEEDN is encoded by the coding sequence ATGAAACAAAAAATCTATTTTTTGCTGCTTTTGACTGCCGTGATATCTCTCCTTGCCGGATGCGCGGCAGGCAAAGAGAAGGAAGGAGACGGCCCCTTTCTTTACTATGTCAATACAGATGGGACAGGTTTAGTAAAGCAGGAAGCGGGAGACCTGGATCAAGAAACGGAGCAGGCGGTGGAATCTATGCTGGAAGAACTTCAGGCCGCTACGGATTCCGTTGATTATAAAAGCGCGTTTCCGCAGGGGGTCGCGGTGGAAAAGTGCGTGCTGGATGAAGGCAGGCTGGCGCTGTATTTTACAGAAGATTACCAAGAGATGGATCGGGTGTCGGAAGTGCTTTTGCGAGCCGCCGTTGTCCAGTCGCTGACCCAGATCGAAGGCGTGGATTCAGTAGAGTTTTATATTGGCGATACTCCCCTGGTGGGAAGGGACGGAAATGCCGTGGGAGCTATGACATCAGAGGATTTTGTACAGAATGTAGGCTCTTCCCTTCATTCGTATCAGGTGGGAGATTTCAGCCTGTATTTCGCGAATTCTAATGGGGATAAGCTGGTGCGCAAAGAGGTCCGCATGCGCTACAACAGCAATAATTCGGCAGAGAAAATGATTGTTGAGCAGCTGATCAAGGGCCCTTCCGATGAAGAGCTCCTTCCAACGCTTCCAGAAGAGACAAGGCTTCTGGGAATTTCCGTCAGAGACGGTGTCTGTTATGTGAATTTCAGCGAAGAGTTTCTGACGGCAGTGGAAAATGTGGATCCTGAGCTTACGATCTACTCAATTGTGAATTCTATTGCGGGAAGCGGAAATGCGGGGCAGGTCCAGATTCTTGTCAATGGGGAGACGAATATCTCCTATCAGGGGGCGAACGACATCAGCCAGCCATTTTCCATGAACGCAGATCTGATAGAGGAGGATAATTGA
- the lepA gene encoding elongation factor 4, whose amino-acid sequence MAEIDQSKIRNFCIIAHIDHGKSTLADRIIEMTGLLTSREMQSQVLDNMELERERGITIKAQTVRTVYKAKDGEEYIFNLIDTPGHVDFNYEVSRSLAACDGAILVVDAAQGVEAQTLANVYLALDHDLDVMPVINKIDLPSAEPERVIEEIEDVIGIEASDAPQISAKTGLNVDQVLEQVVEKIPAPQGDPNAPLKALIFDSVYDSYKGVIVFCRIKDGVVKKGTPIRMMATGAKAEVVEVGYFGAGQLIPCEELSAGMVGYITASLKNVKETRVGDTVTNAQNPCAEPLPGYRKVNPMVYCGMYPADGAKYPDLRDALEKLQLNDASLQFEPETSVALGFGFRCGFLGLLHLEIIQERLEREYNLDLVTTAPSVIYKVYKTDGEVIDLTNPTNLPDPSEIDYMEEPVVKAEIMVTSEYIGSIMDLCQERRGVYEGMEYIEETRAVLRYKLPLNEIIYDFFDALKSRSRGYASFDYELAGYEQSELVKLDILINKEEVDALSFIVHGDTAYERGRKMCEKLKEEIPRQLFEIPIQAAIGSKIIARETVRALRKDVLAKCYGGDITRKKKLLEKQKEGKKRMRQVGNVEIPQKAFMSVLKLDDK is encoded by the coding sequence ATGGCAGAGATAGATCAGAGCAAAATTCGTAATTTTTGTATCATCGCCCATATCGACCACGGAAAATCCACGCTGGCGGACCGGATCATTGAGATGACGGGACTTTTGACCAGCAGGGAGATGCAGTCGCAGGTGCTGGACAATATGGAGCTGGAGCGGGAGAGAGGGATCACTATCAAAGCCCAGACAGTTCGGACAGTATACAAGGCTAAGGATGGAGAAGAATATATTTTCAATCTGATTGATACCCCAGGGCACGTGGACTTTAACTATGAGGTATCCAGAAGCCTGGCGGCCTGCGACGGCGCGATCCTGGTGGTGGATGCGGCTCAGGGGGTGGAAGCCCAGACTCTGGCGAATGTATATCTGGCGCTGGATCATGATCTGGACGTGATGCCGGTCATCAATAAGATAGACCTTCCAAGCGCGGAACCAGAGCGGGTGATCGAGGAGATCGAGGACGTGATCGGGATCGAAGCTTCCGATGCGCCCCAGATTTCCGCGAAGACGGGGCTGAATGTGGATCAGGTTCTGGAACAGGTGGTGGAAAAGATCCCGGCGCCCCAAGGCGATCCCAATGCGCCGCTGAAAGCTCTGATCTTCGATTCCGTCTATGATTCTTATAAAGGTGTGATCGTGTTCTGCCGGATCAAAGACGGAGTGGTGAAAAAAGGTACGCCGATCCGGATGATGGCTACAGGAGCCAAGGCGGAAGTGGTGGAAGTAGGTTATTTTGGGGCTGGCCAGCTGATCCCCTGTGAAGAACTGAGCGCGGGCATGGTAGGCTATATTACTGCCAGCCTGAAGAATGTGAAAGAAACCAGAGTTGGAGATACAGTGACCAACGCCCAGAATCCCTGTGCGGAGCCTCTGCCTGGATATCGGAAGGTCAATCCTATGGTGTACTGCGGCATGTATCCGGCGGATGGGGCGAAGTATCCGGATCTGAGAGACGCGCTGGAAAAATTGCAGTTAAACGATGCGTCTCTTCAGTTTGAACCGGAGACTTCAGTGGCTCTCGGCTTTGGGTTCCGATGCGGCTTCTTGGGGCTTTTGCACCTGGAGATCATCCAGGAGCGGCTGGAACGGGAATATAACCTGGATCTTGTAACAACGGCGCCCAGCGTTATTTATAAGGTTTATAAGACGGATGGCGAAGTGATCGATCTGACGAATCCCACCAATCTGCCGGATCCATCGGAGATTGATTACATGGAAGAGCCGGTGGTGAAAGCGGAGATCATGGTGACGTCAGAGTACATCGGATCTATCATGGATCTGTGCCAGGAGCGGCGGGGCGTGTACGAGGGAATGGAATACATTGAAGAGACCCGTGCGGTCCTGCGTTATAAGCTTCCGCTCAACGAGATCATTTATGATTTCTTTGACGCTCTCAAATCCCGGTCCAGAGGGTATGCTTCCTTTGATTATGAGCTGGCCGGCTACGAGCAGTCTGAATTAGTGAAGCTGGATATCCTGATCAACAAGGAAGAAGTGGACGCGCTGTCCTTCATTGTCCACGGGGATACGGCTTATGAGAGAGGCCGGAAGATGTGCGAGAAGCTCAAAGAAGAGATTCCGCGCCAGCTTTTCGAGATTCCGATCCAGGCGGCGATCGGCAGTAAGATCATTGCCAGGGAGACCGTGCGCGCTCTGCGCAAAGACGTGCTGGCCAAATGTTACGGCGGAGATATCACCCGGAAGAAGAAGCTTTTGGAGAAGCAAAAAGAAGGAAAGAAGCGGATGCGCCAGGTGGGCAATGTAGAGATTCCGCAGAAGGCCTTTATGAGCGTTTTGAAGCTGGATGATAAATAA
- a CDS encoding GntR family transcriptional regulator produces MIIEIDFNSDEAIYVQLQNQIIMGIATATIHEGDTLPSVRQLADMVGINMHTVNKAYSVLKQEGFIQLDRRRGAVIAIDANKAQTLLELKRQLRILLAKGSCKNISREEAHELVDEIFDEYRKGRTE; encoded by the coding sequence ATGATAATAGAAATCGATTTTAACAGTGACGAGGCAATCTATGTGCAATTGCAGAATCAGATCATTATGGGGATTGCTACAGCGACGATCCATGAGGGAGATACATTGCCCTCTGTCCGGCAGCTGGCTGATATGGTAGGAATCAATATGCATACAGTCAATAAAGCTTATTCTGTTTTGAAGCAGGAAGGGTTTATTCAGCTTGACCGGCGAAGAGGCGCGGTGATCGCCATTGATGCCAATAAGGCTCAGACGCTTTTGGAGCTGAAGAGGCAGCTGCGGATTCTGCTGGCCAAAGGGAGTTGTAAAAACATTTCCCGTGAAGAGGCGCACGAGCTGGTAGATGAGATTTTTGACGAGTATAGAAAGGGAAGGACAGAATGA
- the ald gene encoding alanine dehydrogenase, with amino-acid sequence MKVGCVKEIKNNEFRVGMTPDNVKIYVGAGHEVYIEKGAGVGSGFTDDEYAAAGAKMIDTAKEVWDTVEMMIKVKEPLPEEYPLFHEGLILYTYLHLAADKPQTDALLNGKVKGVAYETLFDPKQGGLPLLAPMSQIAGRLSIQEGAKYLEKTFGGEGVLLAGVPGTPKANIVILGGGNVGTNACKIAVGMGANVTIMDISLPRLAYLDDLFGARVQTLVSNDANIEKAVKEADLVIGSVLIPGKAAPKIFKKKYLKEMKPGAVFVDVAVDQGGCGETTKVTYHDDPIFVEDGVVHYCVGNMPGAVPRTSTIALTNATVFYGLQIANKGLEQACKDNEVIYSAINTYDGKLTCKNVADSFDCYEYVDIKTLC; translated from the coding sequence GTGAAAGTAGGATGTGTAAAAGAAATCAAAAACAATGAATTTCGTGTGGGTATGACTCCTGACAATGTAAAGATTTATGTTGGAGCGGGACACGAGGTTTATATCGAAAAAGGCGCTGGAGTCGGTTCCGGATTTACCGATGATGAATATGCGGCAGCCGGAGCGAAGATGATCGATACGGCTAAGGAAGTATGGGATACAGTAGAAATGATGATCAAGGTTAAAGAGCCTCTGCCGGAAGAGTATCCGCTGTTCCACGAGGGACTGATCCTCTATACATATCTGCACCTGGCGGCGGACAAACCGCAGACAGATGCTCTGTTGAACGGCAAAGTAAAAGGTGTCGCTTATGAGACCTTATTTGATCCAAAACAGGGCGGACTTCCGCTGCTTGCTCCTATGAGCCAGATCGCCGGACGTTTGAGTATCCAGGAAGGCGCGAAATATCTTGAGAAGACATTCGGCGGAGAAGGTGTTCTCCTTGCTGGTGTTCCGGGAACTCCGAAAGCAAATATCGTAATCCTGGGCGGCGGTAATGTAGGAACAAACGCATGTAAGATCGCGGTAGGCATGGGCGCAAATGTAACGATCATGGACATCAGCCTTCCAAGACTGGCTTATCTGGATGACCTGTTTGGAGCGCGGGTACAGACTCTTGTTTCCAATGACGCCAACATCGAGAAAGCTGTTAAAGAGGCGGATCTGGTGATCGGTTCTGTTCTGATCCCAGGAAAAGCCGCTCCGAAGATCTTTAAGAAGAAATACCTCAAAGAAATGAAGCCAGGCGCTGTATTCGTTGACGTTGCGGTTGACCAGGGCGGATGCGGTGAGACCACAAAGGTAACTTATCACGACGATCCGATCTTCGTTGAAGATGGCGTAGTTCACTACTGTGTAGGAAATATGCCGGGAGCTGTTCCGAGAACATCTACGATCGCTTTGACCAACGCGACCGTATTCTACGGACTGCAGATCGCGAACAAAGGATTGGAGCAGGCATGTAAAGATAATGAAGTGATCTACTCTGCGATCAATACTTATGACGGCAAACTGACCTGCAAGAACGTTGCGGACAGCTTTGACTGCTATGAATATGTAGACATTAAGACTCTGTGTTAA
- a CDS encoding MurR/RpiR family transcriptional regulator, whose product MKELHELIHNANLTKTQKTIAEFILDNSSEACFMTSTEIAQKLSVSESSVIRFSRSLGFSGFMDFQKALRKSYQGKVLNISSSITVPSQRAAKASKLGKDSEYIQLHFNNAAKNLETVFVNNTSASFREAAGLIIKARRRYIVATRGNACLGDYFLLYLKHMLPNVETTASSSISPIDHICSITKDDCLIVFSFPRYSSVDRCVVEMAKEAGASIVVITDKPSALLAPYASALITVPVDSSTFFNSMIAPQFAAEILLDVISHQVKGIEKRLKKIDRYLGELGNY is encoded by the coding sequence ATGAAAGAACTACACGAACTAATCCACAACGCAAATCTGACCAAAACACAGAAGACCATCGCGGAATTTATCCTCGACAACTCCTCCGAGGCTTGCTTTATGACCTCCACAGAAATTGCCCAAAAGCTTTCCGTCAGCGAATCTTCCGTTATCCGCTTCAGCCGCTCTCTTGGGTTCTCCGGATTTATGGATTTCCAAAAAGCGCTGAGGAAAAGCTATCAGGGGAAGGTTTTAAACATTTCCAGTTCTATTACCGTCCCTTCCCAGCGGGCTGCCAAGGCCTCAAAGCTTGGGAAAGATTCTGAATATATCCAGCTCCATTTCAATAATGCCGCCAAAAATCTAGAAACCGTTTTCGTCAACAATACCAGCGCTTCTTTTCGCGAAGCCGCCGGGCTGATCATCAAGGCCCGGCGCAGATATATTGTTGCCACCCGCGGGAACGCCTGTCTTGGCGATTATTTTCTTCTATATCTGAAGCACATGCTTCCAAACGTGGAAACCACCGCTTCCAGCTCCATCAGTCCAATCGATCATATCTGCAGCATCACCAAGGACGACTGCCTGATCGTATTTAGTTTCCCCAGGTATTCATCTGTGGACCGCTGTGTTGTGGAAATGGCCAAGGAAGCCGGCGCTTCCATCGTAGTCATCACCGATAAGCCAAGCGCCCTGCTGGCCCCGTACGCTTCCGCCCTGATCACAGTTCCGGTAGACAGCAGTACTTTTTTTAATTCAATGATCGCTCCCCAGTTTGCGGCGGAAATCCTGTTGGACGTGATCAGCCATCAAGTAAAGGGCATTGAGAAGCGGCTGAAAAAGATCGACCGTTACTTAGGAGAACTTGGAAATTACTAG